In Vanacampus margaritifer isolate UIUO_Vmar chromosome 18, RoL_Vmar_1.0, whole genome shotgun sequence, a genomic segment contains:
- the LOC144038857 gene encoding monocarboxylate transporter 6-like isoform X1 — protein MTNDERGHAGDAGGAHCSRTAAESADDERRATAPDGGWGWVVLLATVLVLALTLAFPACVGIFYSDLQKDFNASNSQTSWVPAIMTAVLHAGGPVCSVLVERLGCRATVMLGGVLSGLGMAASSFTRSIGQLYVTAGVVTGLGFCLSFQPAVTILGQYFVRRRAFANAVSSTGTALGLCTLPALANFLHGELGWRGSFLVLGAVLLNCCVCGAVMRPLEREPTKPAPVGRQPSSGSGCVGTSRISACVSKHMALDQLQRNRRYRVYAVAITWTMLGFVVPLIYLVPYATANGMEAGRAASLLSVLGVVNMAVRPPVGAVFSLPWFRGRHVYVFSAALLLNGLSNAVCCLGPAFPVLLAYVLLYGLSMSVVGSLMYTVLMDVVDMSRFASALGLLSVMESVTLLVGPPLAGILVDSTGQYFYVFLACSAVVSSAAVFLATAFWWMDASERATGSAGQEDGCQSNDELLVESLVVCRPPGGALTSTKQADLC, from the exons ATGACCAACGACGAACGTGGGCACGCGGGCGACGCGGGCGGCGCGCACTGCAGCAGGACGGCCGCAGAAAGTGCTGATGACGAAAGGCGAGCGACGGCCCCGGacggcggctggggctgggtggTCCTGCTGGCCACCGTGCTGGTCCTGGCGCTGACGCTGGCCTTCCCGGCCTGCGTGGGCATCTTCTACAGCGACCTGCAGAAGGATTTCAACGCCTCCAACAGCCAAACGTCGTGGGTGCCCGCCATCATGACGGCCGTGCTCCACGCGGGAG gCCCCGTGTGCAGCGTTTTGGTGGAGCGGCTGGGATGCCGAGCGACCGTCATGTTGGGCGGAGTCCTGAGCGGGCTGGGGATGGCCGCCAGCTCCTTCACGCGCTCCATCGGCCAGCTCTACGTCACGGCCGGCGTCGTCACCG GCTTGGGTTTCTGCTTGAGTTTTCAGCCGGCCGTGACCATCCTGGGTCAGTACTTTGTACGGCGCCGCGCCTTCGCCAACGCCGTCTCCTCCACGGGTACAGCGCTGGGCTTGTGTACACTTCCGGCGCTGGCCAACTTCCTGCACGGCGAGCTGGGCTGGAGGGGAAGCTTCCTGGTTTTGGGCGCCGTCTTGCTCAACTGCTGCGTGTGCGGCGCCGTCATGCGGCCTCTGGAACGGGAGCCCACCAAGCCGGCGCCGGTGGGCCGCCAACCGTCGTCCGGCTCGGGCTGCGTCGGGACGTCTAG GATTTCGGCTTGCGTGAGCAAGCACATGGCCCTGGACCAACTGCAGCGCAACCGGCGCTACCGCGTCTACGCCGTGGCCATCACGTGGACCATGCTGGGCTTCGTGGTGCCGCTGATCTACCTGGTGCCGTACGCCACCGCCAATGGCATGGAGGCGGGCCGGGCGGCGTCCCTGCTCTCCGTCCTGGGCGTGGTCAACATGGCGGTGCGGCCGCCCGTCGGCGCCGTCTTCAGCCTGCCGTGGTTCCGGGGGCGCCACGTGTACGTGTTCTCGGCCGCGCTGCTGCTCAACGGGCTGAGCAACGCCGTGTGCTGCCTGGGGCCCGCCTTCCCGGTGCTGCTGGCCTACGTGCTGCTCTACGGGCTCTCCATGAGCGTGGTGGGCTCGCTCATGTACACCGTCCTCATGGACGTGGTGGACATGAGCCGCTTCGCCTCGGCGCTCGGCCTGCTCTCCGTCATGGAGAGCGTCACGCTGCTCGTCGGACCGCCGCTGGCCG GAATCCTGGTGGACTCTACGGGCCAGTACTTCTACGTCTTCCTGGCCTGCAGCGCCGTCGTGTCCTCGGCCGCCGTCTTCCTCGCCACCGCTTTTTGGTGGATGGATGCCAGCGAGCGTGCAACAGGAAGCGCAGGTCAAGAAGATGGCTGTCAATCAAATGATGAACTCCTTGTCGAGTCGCTTGTCGTCTGCAGGCCGCCAGGTGGCGCTCTGACATCaacaaaacaagctgatttgTGCTAA
- the LOC144038857 gene encoding monocarboxylate transporter 6-like isoform X2, producing the protein MGWGVLGRPTLAPRAGLPVASHPPNSPIPCRSARLLAPRRRTNDDDRRGPETRGSPVCSVLVERLGCRATVMLGGVLSGLGMAASSFTRSIGQLYVTAGVVTGLGFCLSFQPAVTILGQYFVRRRAFANAVSSTGTALGLCTLPALANFLHGELGWRGSFLVLGAVLLNCCVCGAVMRPLEREPTKPAPVGRQPSSGSGCVGTSRISACVSKHMALDQLQRNRRYRVYAVAITWTMLGFVVPLIYLVPYATANGMEAGRAASLLSVLGVVNMAVRPPVGAVFSLPWFRGRHVYVFSAALLLNGLSNAVCCLGPAFPVLLAYVLLYGLSMSVVGSLMYTVLMDVVDMSRFASALGLLSVMESVTLLVGPPLAGILVDSTGQYFYVFLACSAVVSSAAVFLATAFWWMDASERATGSAGQEDGCQSNDELLVESLVVCRPPGGALTSTKQADLC; encoded by the exons ATGGGGTGGGGGGTCTTGGGGCGCCCCACCCTCGCCCCCCGCGCAGGCCTGCCAGTTGCCTCCCATCCCCCAAACTCGCCCATCCCTTGTCGGTCGGCTCGTCTTTTGGCTCCGCGACGTCGAACAAACGACGACGACCGAAGAGGACCCGAGACGAGAGGAA gCCCCGTGTGCAGCGTTTTGGTGGAGCGGCTGGGATGCCGAGCGACCGTCATGTTGGGCGGAGTCCTGAGCGGGCTGGGGATGGCCGCCAGCTCCTTCACGCGCTCCATCGGCCAGCTCTACGTCACGGCCGGCGTCGTCACCG GCTTGGGTTTCTGCTTGAGTTTTCAGCCGGCCGTGACCATCCTGGGTCAGTACTTTGTACGGCGCCGCGCCTTCGCCAACGCCGTCTCCTCCACGGGTACAGCGCTGGGCTTGTGTACACTTCCGGCGCTGGCCAACTTCCTGCACGGCGAGCTGGGCTGGAGGGGAAGCTTCCTGGTTTTGGGCGCCGTCTTGCTCAACTGCTGCGTGTGCGGCGCCGTCATGCGGCCTCTGGAACGGGAGCCCACCAAGCCGGCGCCGGTGGGCCGCCAACCGTCGTCCGGCTCGGGCTGCGTCGGGACGTCTAG GATTTCGGCTTGCGTGAGCAAGCACATGGCCCTGGACCAACTGCAGCGCAACCGGCGCTACCGCGTCTACGCCGTGGCCATCACGTGGACCATGCTGGGCTTCGTGGTGCCGCTGATCTACCTGGTGCCGTACGCCACCGCCAATGGCATGGAGGCGGGCCGGGCGGCGTCCCTGCTCTCCGTCCTGGGCGTGGTCAACATGGCGGTGCGGCCGCCCGTCGGCGCCGTCTTCAGCCTGCCGTGGTTCCGGGGGCGCCACGTGTACGTGTTCTCGGCCGCGCTGCTGCTCAACGGGCTGAGCAACGCCGTGTGCTGCCTGGGGCCCGCCTTCCCGGTGCTGCTGGCCTACGTGCTGCTCTACGGGCTCTCCATGAGCGTGGTGGGCTCGCTCATGTACACCGTCCTCATGGACGTGGTGGACATGAGCCGCTTCGCCTCGGCGCTCGGCCTGCTCTCCGTCATGGAGAGCGTCACGCTGCTCGTCGGACCGCCGCTGGCCG GAATCCTGGTGGACTCTACGGGCCAGTACTTCTACGTCTTCCTGGCCTGCAGCGCCGTCGTGTCCTCGGCCGCCGTCTTCCTCGCCACCGCTTTTTGGTGGATGGATGCCAGCGAGCGTGCAACAGGAAGCGCAGGTCAAGAAGATGGCTGTCAATCAAATGATGAACTCCTTGTCGAGTCGCTTGTCGTCTGCAGGCCGCCAGGTGGCGCTCTGACATCaacaaaacaagctgatttgTGCTAA